The proteins below come from a single Streptomyces sp. SCSIO 75703 genomic window:
- a CDS encoding beta galactosidase jelly roll domain-containing protein translates to MELGTRNRTGTLGRRAFGALAGTTALGLALGGSGAGGAAGTPAGARRPVPTGPPPARPAADGVRHRVETDRHSLLVDGRRLVLLAGEAHPFRLPGPSLWRDVLEKLRAHGGTAVVAVLDRRQLTPFPGHDDLGGVRDLDRFLRLAAGAGLYVVLRPLPRPGPDAGAWLSRVHAVAARHLYTRGTGTVLLYRTGATGPGETARLRERLRADGLDLPLVPDGSPLARGEVRGAADPAAVRLGRLDALGPGPAVHTVGTFFGGTSWGWLPGPPAPGPVYDPTAPLDEARRPTGRMAPVHQFGHLLRHVPDLARLTEARGGGARDARLRVRHLANPDTGARFHVLANDSAEDVTSAVPLDGRPVPVTVPAGDARLLASGLPLGAGPRLAYATVQPMAVLSAGRQDIAVFAGRTGETAQVVLDCPSEPWPSRLDDEAAWAYDHGRLHVTAPLPAGRPVRVWVRGADSERPLLLVLADDAASLRLWPYETPSGPGLVHGPELLREAVVDGQTLRLTGDTGDECPLRVWAPRGVTAVTWNGRPVRTAVDRDGSLRARWPLPGVPEPELPALDGWRRRAENPQSAPDDDDGWTPAVWRTPASSTPVPEGQPVLFAEEYGLPHGDVWYRGRLRGAAGLEWVSLAHRAGPRGLVMAWLDGEPLGVHRTGGAGIDTARFAVPRRLRERLRSAPGTPVLAVLVRRTRDPEEGPGGADGRTASGLVSAAFGGVSPEVRWRVCGPPAPDPVRGPLNTGGLRGEREGWHLPGLDEAGWEPVAAPRAEPRQGVAWYRTGFRLDVPPEVDASVALVLDGVSGARVQVFLNGWNLGEYGDDGRGLVLPGGVLRTRAARNTLALAVLSDGSAAAGRASARLVTRGVAAGGVPVDRVPAPGRAAWQPGPAGFSAAGSRSRTGVPGRW, encoded by the coding sequence TTGGAGCTCGGCACGCGCAACAGGACCGGCACCCTCGGCAGGCGGGCCTTCGGTGCCCTCGCCGGGACGACCGCCCTCGGTCTCGCCCTCGGCGGCAGCGGCGCCGGCGGCGCGGCCGGGACCCCGGCCGGGGCGCGGCGCCCCGTGCCCACCGGACCGCCACCGGCACGGCCCGCCGCGGACGGCGTCCGCCACCGGGTCGAGACCGACCGCCACTCCCTCCTCGTCGACGGGCGCCGCCTGGTGCTCCTGGCCGGGGAGGCGCACCCCTTCCGGCTGCCCGGCCCGTCCCTGTGGCGGGACGTGCTGGAGAAGCTCCGGGCCCACGGCGGCACCGCGGTCGTCGCCGTCCTCGACCGCCGGCAGCTCACGCCGTTCCCCGGGCACGACGACCTCGGCGGCGTCCGCGACCTCGACCGGTTCCTGCGGCTGGCCGCCGGGGCCGGGCTCTACGTGGTCCTGCGGCCCCTCCCCCGGCCCGGCCCCGACGCCGGGGCGTGGCTCTCCCGCGTGCACGCGGTCGCCGCCCGGCACCTGTACACCCGGGGCACCGGCACCGTCCTGCTCTACCGCACCGGGGCCACCGGCCCCGGCGAGACGGCCCGGCTGCGCGAGCGGCTGCGCGCCGACGGTCTCGACCTGCCCCTCGTGCCCGACGGGTCCCCGCTCGCCCGGGGCGAGGTGCGCGGAGCGGCGGACCCGGCGGCCGTGCGGCTCGGCCGGCTCGACGCCCTCGGTCCCGGGCCGGCGGTGCACACCGTCGGCACCTTCTTCGGCGGCACCTCCTGGGGCTGGCTCCCCGGCCCGCCCGCCCCCGGCCCGGTGTACGACCCCACGGCACCGCTCGACGAGGCCCGCCGGCCGACCGGACGGATGGCGCCGGTGCACCAGTTCGGGCACCTGCTGCGCCACGTCCCCGACCTCGCCCGGCTGACGGAGGCCCGGGGCGGGGGCGCCCGGGACGCCCGGCTGCGGGTGCGGCACCTGGCCAACCCGGACACCGGCGCCCGGTTCCACGTCCTGGCCAACGACTCCGCCGAGGACGTCACCTCCGCGGTGCCGCTGGACGGCCGGCCGGTGCCGGTCACCGTCCCGGCCGGGGACGCCCGGCTGCTCGCCTCCGGGCTCCCGCTGGGGGCCGGGCCGAGGCTGGCGTACGCGACGGTGCAGCCCATGGCGGTGCTGAGCGCCGGGCGGCAGGACATCGCGGTCTTCGCCGGGCGGACGGGCGAGACGGCACAGGTGGTGCTGGACTGCCCGAGCGAGCCGTGGCCGTCCCGGCTGGACGACGAGGCGGCCTGGGCGTACGACCACGGCCGGCTGCACGTGACGGCGCCGCTGCCCGCGGGCAGACCGGTGCGGGTTTGGGTGCGCGGCGCGGACTCGGAACGGCCGCTCCTGCTGGTCCTCGCCGACGACGCCGCCTCGCTGCGGCTGTGGCCGTACGAGACCCCGTCGGGCCCCGGCCTCGTCCACGGACCCGAACTGCTGCGCGAGGCCGTGGTGGACGGGCAAACGCTGCGGCTGACCGGCGACACCGGGGACGAGTGCCCGCTGCGGGTGTGGGCGCCGCGCGGTGTCACCGCCGTCACCTGGAACGGCCGCCCGGTGCGCACCGCCGTCGACCGGGACGGGAGCCTGCGCGCCCGCTGGCCGCTGCCCGGCGTGCCGGAGCCGGAGCTGCCCGCGCTGGACGGCTGGCGGCGTCGGGCGGAGAACCCGCAGTCGGCGCCGGATGACGACGACGGGTGGACGCCCGCCGTGTGGCGGACGCCGGCCTCCTCGACGCCCGTGCCCGAGGGGCAGCCGGTGCTCTTCGCCGAGGAGTACGGCCTCCCGCACGGCGACGTCTGGTACCGGGGGCGGCTGCGGGGCGCGGCGGGGCTGGAGTGGGTCTCCCTCGCCCACCGCGCGGGCCCGCGGGGCCTGGTGATGGCGTGGCTCGACGGGGAGCCGCTCGGCGTCCACCGCACCGGGGGCGCCGGGATCGACACGGCCCGCTTCGCCGTGCCGCGCCGGCTGCGCGAACGGCTGCGCTCGGCGCCTGGCACACCGGTCCTCGCGGTGCTGGTCCGGCGCACCCGCGACCCCGAGGAGGGGCCCGGCGGCGCGGACGGGCGGACGGCGAGCGGGCTGGTGTCGGCGGCCTTCGGGGGCGTCTCGCCCGAGGTGCGCTGGCGGGTGTGCGGGCCGCCGGCGCCCGACCCGGTGCGCGGCCCCCTCAACACCGGGGGCCTGCGCGGGGAACGCGAGGGCTGGCACCTGCCCGGACTCGACGAGGCCGGCTGGGAGCCGGTCGCCGCGCCGCGCGCCGAGCCGCGCCAGGGCGTGGCCTGGTACCGCACCGGGTTCCGGCTCGACGTGCCGCCGGAGGTGGACGCCTCGGTCGCGCTGGTGCTCGACGGGGTGTCCGGTGCCCGCGTCCAGGTCTTCCTCAACGGCTGGAACCTGGGCGAGTACGGGGACGACGGGCGGGGCCTGGTCCTGCCGGGCGGCGTGCTGCGCACCCGGGCCGCCCGCAACACGCTCGCCCTCGCGGTCCTGTCCGACGGGAGCGCCGCGGCGGGGCGGGCGTCGGCCCGGCTGGTGACCCGGGGCGTGGCGGCGGGCGGGGTGCCGGTGGACCGGGTGCCCGCGCCGGGCCGGGCGGCCTGGCAGCCAGGGCCGGCGGGGTTCAGCGCAGCCGGATCACGTTCCAGGACAGGGGTTCCAGGACGGTGGTGA